Proteins encoded together in one Hymenobacter monticola window:
- a CDS encoding NHL repeat-containing protein, with amino-acid sequence MRLLLVLLTLAAGPACAQNAPTWANVRRLRATNPDYNYGTKIAIAADGSQVVTGVFVGSITLGGQTVLSNGPGTGNLYLAKYSAAGAVLWATRLSALTRQFLHSEVAVDAAGNVYVAGAFTNSLTVGTTTLTSSSVSSTTPVDGFLIKFNAQGVQQWVRQAVAGRAGNASEAYVWGLATAANGDVVVAGSCLNSVSFGGPPLAGSGVFLYRFSAGGTLLLSKKVSDDGSLNGLALDGADNAYLVGNITGPSTFGTTRLSPSGNSDCYLCKIDPAGNQLWVRQAGGANDMSGSCVALDAAGNAIIGGSYTNVGNQGLYVGSFTAQGVPAWSQRLPVVGGVASYAVAGAVADGRGGVFVTGQAQGPTTFGSTTLNGANYYSFVARYDGQGNAVWASQPMAATASDYSTGNGLATDAAGNVYVTGQVSGTAQFGALLVTTGRSETFIAQLTAGGVLTARTAAARLPLPAFPNPATGSCTLVLPAGGGHLAVRDALGRTVRELMLSATGPSPVDLTGLAPGLYQLQATLANGQLVYGALQVQ; translated from the coding sequence TTGCGCTTGTTGCTGGTGCTGCTGACGCTAGCGGCCGGACCGGCATGCGCCCAAAACGCCCCCACATGGGCCAACGTGCGGCGCCTGCGGGCCACCAACCCCGACTATAACTACGGAACGAAGATTGCCATTGCGGCCGACGGCAGCCAGGTGGTCACCGGCGTTTTCGTCGGCAGCATCACGTTGGGCGGGCAAACCGTCCTCTCCAACGGACCTGGCACTGGCAACTTGTACTTAGCCAAATACAGTGCGGCCGGCGCCGTGCTGTGGGCCACCCGGCTCAGTGCGCTTACCCGCCAGTTTCTGCACAGCGAAGTGGCCGTCGATGCCGCGGGCAATGTGTATGTGGCCGGGGCCTTTACCAATAGCCTCACGGTGGGGACCACCACCCTCACCTCCAGTTCGGTGAGCAGCACCACGCCCGTCGACGGTTTTTTGATAAAGTTTAACGCCCAGGGCGTGCAGCAGTGGGTGCGACAGGCTGTGGCCGGGCGCGCCGGCAATGCCAGCGAGGCCTATGTATGGGGCTTGGCGACGGCTGCCAACGGAGACGTAGTGGTGGCTGGCAGCTGCCTCAATTCGGTGTCTTTCGGCGGCCCGCCCCTGGCCGGGAGCGGGGTGTTTCTCTACCGCTTCTCGGCCGGCGGCACCCTGCTGCTGAGCAAGAAAGTGAGCGACGACGGTTCGCTCAATGGCCTGGCCCTCGACGGCGCAGACAATGCCTACCTGGTTGGTAACATCACTGGCCCAAGCACCTTTGGCACTACCAGGCTCAGCCCCAGCGGCAACAGCGACTGCTACCTCTGCAAAATCGACCCGGCCGGCAACCAGCTTTGGGTGCGGCAGGCGGGCGGGGCCAACGACATGAGTGGCAGCTGTGTGGCACTGGATGCGGCCGGCAATGCCATAATCGGGGGCTCTTACACCAATGTTGGCAATCAGGGCCTTTACGTGGGCAGCTTCACCGCCCAAGGGGTGCCGGCCTGGTCGCAACGGCTACCCGTTGTGGGCGGCGTGGCTTCTTACGCGGTGGCCGGTGCCGTGGCCGACGGCCGCGGCGGCGTGTTCGTGACGGGCCAAGCGCAGGGCCCTACCACGTTCGGCAGCACCACCCTCAATGGGGCCAACTACTACAGCTTCGTGGCCCGCTACGATGGCCAGGGCAATGCCGTGTGGGCCAGCCAGCCCATGGCAGCCACGGCGTCCGATTATTCGACCGGCAATGGCCTTGCGACCGATGCCGCCGGCAACGTGTACGTCACGGGCCAGGTGTCGGGCACCGCGCAGTTTGGGGCGCTGCTCGTCACTACCGGCCGTAGCGAAACCTTCATTGCCCAGCTCACGGCTGGCGGCGTGCTCACCGCCCGCACGGCCGCGGCACGCCTGCCGCTGCCAGCCTTTCCTAACCCTGCCACGGGCAGCTGCACGCTTGTGCTGCCGGCCGGGGGCGGCCACCTGGCCGTGCGCGATGCCCTGGGCCGTACCGTGCGCGAACTAATGCTGTCCGCCACTGGGCCCTCCCCCGTGGACCTGACCGGTCTAGCGCCGGGCCTCTACCAACTGCAAGCTACCCTCGCCAACGGCCAACTGGTTTATGGGGCTTTGCAGGTACAGTAG
- a CDS encoding DUF1304 domain-containing protein yields the protein MHLLAQLLIGFVAALHFYILWLEMFAWTTRGPNTFRSLRPELFEPTKVLAANQGLYNGFLAAGLVWALFIGDPAWARNVASFFLGCVVVAGLYGAATAGPRILLVQTVPALLALAAVWLA from the coding sequence ATGCACCTGCTCGCCCAACTCCTCATTGGCTTCGTGGCCGCCCTCCACTTTTATATCCTGTGGCTGGAAATGTTTGCCTGGACCACGCGCGGGCCAAATACCTTCCGCTCGCTGCGGCCCGAGCTCTTCGAGCCCACCAAGGTGCTGGCGGCTAACCAGGGGCTCTACAACGGCTTTCTGGCGGCCGGCCTAGTGTGGGCCCTCTTCATTGGCGACCCGGCTTGGGCGCGCAACGTGGCCAGTTTCTTTCTGGGCTGCGTGGTGGTAGCCGGGCTCTACGGGGCGGCCACCGCGGGACCGCGCATTCTGCTGGTGCAAACGGTGCCCGCGCTGCTGGCGCTGGCGGCCGTGTGGCTGGCGTAG
- a CDS encoding SDR family NAD(P)-dependent oxidoreductase produces MDLQLTDKLALVTGSTAGIGLAIARRLAAEGVEVILTGRTEARLAEARAAILAETPQARVRGVAVDFGKADEVADLLREVPRVDLLINNVGIFEPKPFADIPDEDWARFFEVNVLSGVRLSRQYFPQMLAAGWGRILFISSESALQIPQEMIHYGTTKTAQLAVARGLAELTKGTGVTVNSVLPGPTASEGVEEFITKLAGEGKTREDAEHDFFLHARPTSLLQRFISTDEVASMVAFLCSPLAAATNGASVRVDGGVVRSIG; encoded by the coding sequence ATGGATTTGCAACTCACCGATAAGCTCGCCCTCGTCACGGGCTCTACTGCTGGCATAGGGCTGGCCATTGCCCGCCGCCTGGCCGCCGAGGGCGTCGAAGTCATCCTCACCGGCCGCACCGAAGCACGCCTTGCCGAAGCCCGCGCCGCCATTCTGGCCGAAACGCCGCAGGCCCGGGTGCGGGGCGTGGCCGTCGATTTTGGCAAGGCCGACGAGGTGGCGGACTTGCTGCGCGAGGTGCCCCGTGTCGACTTGCTTATCAACAACGTGGGCATCTTCGAGCCCAAGCCTTTCGCCGACATTCCCGACGAGGACTGGGCGCGATTTTTCGAGGTGAACGTGCTGAGCGGGGTGCGCCTCTCGCGCCAATACTTCCCGCAGATGCTGGCCGCCGGTTGGGGCCGCATCCTGTTCATTTCGAGCGAGTCGGCCCTGCAGATTCCGCAGGAAATGATACACTACGGCACCACCAAAACGGCCCAACTGGCCGTGGCCCGCGGGCTGGCCGAGCTCACCAAGGGCACCGGCGTCACCGTTAACTCGGTGCTGCCCGGCCCCACGGCTTCCGAGGGCGTCGAGGAGTTCATCACGAAGCTGGCTGGTGAAGGCAAGACCAGGGAGGACGCTGAGCACGACTTCTTCCTGCACGCCCGACCTACGTCGCTGCTGCAGCGCTTCATCAGCACCGACGAGGTGGCCAGCATGGTGGCCTTCCTGTGCAGCCCGCTGGCGGCCGCCACCAACGGCGCCTCCGTGCGCGTGGACGGCGGCGTGGTGCGCAGCATCGGGTAA